The Amycolatopsis umgeniensis DNA segment CGTGTACGCGGCCGAGGACTCGTCCTTCGAGACCAACTCCGGTTTCGACGTCGGCGGCATCCTGCGCGCGGTCTACAACAACGTCACCGGCGGCCAAGGCGGCGGTTCGACGATCTCCCAGCAGTACATCAAGAAGGCCACGGCCAACGAGGCGCCGACGCTCACGCGTAAATGGACCGAGCTGGCGAAGTCCTTCAAGATGAACAACCAGATGTCCAAAGAGGAGATCATCACCGCATACCTCAACACCATCTACTTCGGACGCGGCGCGAACGGCATCGAGGCGGCCGCTCAGGCCTACTTCAAGAAGCCGGCCAAGGAGCTCGGCGCGCCCGAGGCGGCACTGCTCGCGGGCCTGATCCAGGGGCCGAGCAAATCCGAGAACGAGGCATACGCGCAGCGGCGCTGGAGCTTCGTGATGGACCAGATGGTGGCGAACAAGTGGCTCGACCCGGGTCAGCGCGCCACCGCGGAGTTCCCGAAGCCGATCCCGAAGTCCCAGGCCAAGGCCGACGACGCCGGGACACTGAGCCTGCACATCCGCAACCGCGTGATCGACGAGCTCGAGGCCCGCGGTTACGACCAGGCCAGGCTGCACCAGGGCGGCTTCAAGATCACCACGACGATCGACCCCAAGGCGCAGAAGATGGCCGAGGAGTCCGTCGCCGAGGGGATGAAGGGCCAGACCGACGAGAACATCCTGAACGCGCTGGTCGCGATCGATCCCAAGACCGGCGGCGTGGTCGCCTACTGGGGCGGCCCGGACTGGACGAAGAACGACAAGGGTCAGGACGTCCAGGCCATCGACTGGGCGAACGTGCCGCACAACCCCGGATCGGCGTTCAAGGCCTTCGACCTGACGGCCTTCCTCAAGATGGGCAAGGGGCTCGGCGAGACGTTCGACGGCTCCAACAACCGGAAGTTCGACGGCCGCACGATCCGGAACGCGGGCGAGAGCTCCAACTGTGGCACGCAGTGCACGGTCGCCGAGGCGATGAAGGTCTCCGCGAACACCGTGTTCTACGACATGGTCCGCAACGCGACGAAGATCGACCCGGTGGCGAAGGCCGCGAAGGAAGCCGGCGTGATGGTGGAGGCCGACGGCGGCAAGGCGAAGCTGAGCCCCGACATCAACATCGCCCTCGGCGGTGGTGGCACGGTCACCACGGCCGAGGACATGGCGGCCGGGTTCGCCACCTTCGCCGGTGAAGGCGTCCGGCAGAAGCAGCACTTCGTCGCCAAGCTGGCCAATTCCCAGGACGAGGTCGAGTTCGACGAGACGGCCCCCAAGGGCTCTCCCGCCTTCAGTGACGACGCCGACAAGAGCAAGCAGATCGCCGGCAACGTCACGGACGCGCTCGAAGAGGTCATCCCGTACTCGAAGCTGAAGTGCCCGAAGGGGCACGACTGCGCGGGCAAGACCGGCACGCAGCAGTACGACTTCAAGGACAGCGACCCGGCCAGCTACCGCGACCGCAACGCGCAGACCTGGATGGTGGGCTACACGCCGACCATCTCGACCTCGGTGTGGGTCGGCGGCGACGGCAACAAGCCGCTGCACGACAAGAGCGGCAAGCCGGTCTACGGCCGGACCATCGCGGGCCCGATCTGGGAAGACTTCATGTCCCGGTACATGACCGGCAAGCCGACGGAGAAGTTCGACAACGTCAAGGCGATCGGCAAGGACGCCAGGTCCGTGCCGACGACGACGGTTTCGAAGCCGCCGCCGACGTCGGCGCCGCCCGAGACGCCGACGACCACGCCGACGCCGACGATCCCCACCGAGCCGACCGAGCCGACGGAAACCGGCGGTTGGCCGACGAAGCCGACCAAGCCCACGAAGCCGACCAGACCGGGGCCGGGGACCACGGAACCGTTGTTCCCGAACGGCGAAGATCCGTGATGACCGGGCGAAGAGCATGAAAAAGGTGTGCCGGGCGGGCTGCCCGGCACACCTTTTTTCGTGGCCGCCGATGAACCTGAACCGATCTGATACGTCTTAAGTAGAAGGAGACCTGCGACCGCAGGACCGCGCTCACCCACGAAAGGTTCGGAGGACGTCAAAGTGAACGACGATCCCCACGGCGGATGGCCAGGTCAGGACCCTGACCCCGCCCGTCGTCCGCAACGCCCGGCCGGACCGCCCCGCCGCCCCGCCGGAGGACCGCCTCCGGGCTACGGGCAGCGGCAGGGTCCCGGTTCGCAGGGTCCGGGGCAGGCGCCGTGGCAGCGGCAGGGTTCTCCCCAGCAGCAGCCGCCGCCCCAGCAGCCCCAGCAGCCGCGGCGTTCGCAGCGGCCGCCGGTCGCGCCGCAGCACGAGCCGGACCTCATCACGCACCACGAGCACAACGGCACGGAGCACCGGTACGAAGCCGACCGCGGCTACGACGACCAGTACGACGATGAGCAGTACGCCCCGGAGACCGACGAGAACGGGAAACCGATCCTCACCCCGGCGCAGCGCAAGAAGCGCCGGTGGAGACGAATCCGGCGGGTGGTGCTCGCCCTGTTCTGCCTTTTCGTCGTCATCCCGGCGATCGCGTTCGTGATCACCTACTTCGCCGTCGACGTCCCGTCGCCGCAGGCGATCGCGGCCACGCAGGGCCAGGCGGTGACCTACTACTACGCCGACAACACCGAGATGGGCAAGGACGTGCCCAAGGGTGGCAACCGGCAGATCCTGACGCCGGAGCAGATCCCCGACATCGTCAAGAAGGCCGTCATCGCCACCGAGGACGCCTCGTTCGAGACGAACTCCGGCTTCGACATCGGCGGCATCCTGCGCGCGGTCTACAACCAGGTGACCGCGGGCAAGGGCGGTGGTTCGACCATCTCCCAGCAGTACATCAAGGTCGCCAGCGGGGACGACGAATCGTCGCTCACCCGTAAATGGACCGAGCTCGCCAAATCCTTCAAGATGAACCAGACGTACGAGAAAAAGGACATCATCTCGGCGTACCTGAACATCATCTACTTCGGACGCGGCGCGTACGGCATCGAGTCGGCCGCTCAGGCGTTCTTCGCCAAGCCCGCGGGCGAGCTGAACGCCTCCGAAGCCGCGCTCCTCGCGGGTCTCATCCAGCAGCCAGGCCGCTCAGAGAACCCGAAGGTCGCGAACGAACGCTGGACGGTCGCACTGAACCGCATGGTGCAGAACGGTTTCCTCTCCGCCGCGGATCGCGCGAACCTCCAGTTCCCGACGCCGGTGCCGCAGACCGACAAGGAACAGGCCGGGGTGGTGAACCCGTTCATCCGCGACAAGATCAAAGACGAACTGGCCGCGAACGGCATCACCGGCGACGTCTATTACACGGGCGGCTACAAGGTCTACACGACCATCGACCCGAAGGCGCAGGCCGCGGCCGAGCAGGCGGTCGCCGACGGGATGAAGGGCCAGACCGACGAGAACCTGCTCAACGCGCTCGTCGCGATCGACCCCAAGACCGGCGGCGTGAAGGCGTACTACGGTGGCCCGTCCATCGTGAAGGGGCCCAACGGCCAAGACCAGAAGGGCCGGGACTGGGCGAACACTCCGCAGAACCCCGGGTCTTCGATGAAGCCGTTCGACCTCACCGCGTACATGCAGATGGGCAAGGGCGGCATCAACTCGACGTTCGACGGGTCCAACAACCGGCAGTTCGGGAAGCAGACGATCCGGAACGCCGGTCCCGGCAGCTCGTGTTCGGCGCAGTGCACGGTGTCCGAGGCGATGCAGCGGTCGGCGAACACGGTGTTCTACGACATGGTCGTGAACGTGACCAAACCCGGGCCGGTGGCACAGGCCGCCAAGGACGCCGGGATCAAACCCGCCCCCGAAGGCGCCTCGGAACTGTTCGCCGACAACAACATCGCGCTCGGCGGTGGCAAGACGGCCGTCAGCCCGGAGGACATGGCCGCCTCGTACGCGACCTTCGCGGGCGATGGCCAGCGCCGGACCAGGCATTTCGTCACCAAGGTGACCAACTCGCAGGACGAGGCCGCATACTCGGCTCCGGAAGAGGCGAAGCCGGCTTTCTCCGACGACTCCGACAAGAGCAAGCAGATCGCGGGCAACGTCACCGAGTCGCTCAAGGGTGTCATCCCGTTCTCGAAGCTCAAGTGCCCCAACAACCACGAGTGCGCCGGCAAGACCGGAACCCAGCAGCACACCTACCGGCAGGGTGAGCCGGCGTCGGCGAAGGACTCCAACTCGCAGACCTGGATGGTCGGCTACACGCCGTCGATCTCGGCCGCGGTGTGGGTCGGCGGCGACGGCGACAAGGCGCTGAAGGGCAAGAACGGCAAGGCGATCTTCGGTTCGACGATCGCCGGGCCGATCTGGCAGAAGTTCCTCTCGCTCTACCTGAACGGCAAGCCGGGGGAGCGCTTCGACAAGGTCAAGATCATCGGCGGGGACGACAGCAACACGATCCCGTCGACGCAGACCCCGCCGGAAGGGGACGAGGACTCGAACGAGACCGGCACTCCGTCGACCGGCCCGTCGACGGGTTCGTCGTCCTCGCGGAATGAGGAAGACCCGCCGTCGAGCTCGAAGAACCCGCCTTCCTCCAGCGAGAACAACGGGGAAGAGGGGAACGGCAACGGTCCCGGCCGCGGTGGCGGCAGAGGCGACAACGGCTAGCTCGCCGGGTCAGAGGATGACGACGCGCCTTTCGGCACCCGAGAGGTGGGCGGCTTCGATGACCCGGAGCGCCTCGACGGCGGAGGCGGGATCGACAGGGAACCCGCCTTTGCCGAGGAGCGCGTCGCGCACCTGCGCGTAGAAGTCCTCGTAGCGGCCGACCTCGGTGGGCACCGTCTCGACGTCGTCGTTCACGCCGAGCTTTCCGGCGTCCGACGGCGGTTCCACCGCCCAGCCGGGGTCGCCGGGCCGCAGGCCGTCCTTGATCTGCGGCTCTTGGACGTCGAGGCCGTACTTGGTGAAAGTCGCCTTGTCGCCGAGCACGCGGAACCGCGGGTTCCGGGTCCCCGCCAGCGCGGACGCCCAGAGATGCGAGCGCACGCCGTTGGTGTGCCGGAGGGCGACGAAGACGTCGTCGTCGACGGACACCCCGGCGCGGCGCTTGTCGACCTCCGCGTAGACCTCGGAGACCGGGCCGAACAGCTGCAGCGCCTGATCGACGATGTGCGCGCCGAGGTCGTAGAGCAGCCCGCCCGCCTCGGCGGGGTCTCCGAACTCGCGCCAGTTGTCCCGCGGCTTCGGCACCCAACGGTCGTAGCGCGACTCGAAGCGGAAGACGTCGCCGAGGCGGCCCGCGTCGAGGAGCTTCCGGACGGTGAGGAAGTCCGAGTCGAACCGGCGGTTCTGGAACACCGTCAGTCCGACGCCGTTGGCCTCAGCGGCCTCGACGACCTTCGCCGCCTCGGCCGCTGTCGGCGCGAAGGGCTTGTCGACGACGACGGGCAGGCCTGCCTCGATCGCCCGAAGCGCGAGCGGGACGTGCGTGCGGTTCGGCGTGCTGACGACGACCAGGTCCAGCTCGTCGGCCTTCGCGAACAACGCGTCCGCGTCCGGCAGCACGTCGGCGGCCGGATAATCGGCGCTGGCCTGCCCGACCCTGTCCGGGTTCGAGGTGACGATGGCGGCCGGGGTCAGCCCCGGCGTCGCGCTGATCAGCGGGGCGTGGAAGACGCGCCCGCCGATGCCGTATCCGAAGATCCCCACTCGCAAGTCAGCCATGCCTCCATTAAACAACAGTGTTGCGTAATCAGCCAGTCGTGGGAGGATGCGCGCTATGCCGGAGACCGGGGTCAATCTGCGCGGCCTGCGCCAGCACAATCGGGCGCTGCTGCTCGCGCACATCCTGCGCGCGGGCGGTCTCAGCCGCGTCGAGCTCGCCGAACGCACCCGGCTCACTCAGCAGGCTGTCTCGAAGATCGTCCCCGAACTGCTCGAGGCCGGCCTGCTGGACGAGGAACGCCAGCCCGCGTCCGGGGTCGGCAAGCCGCGCACGCTGCTGCGTATTCGCGCGGGCGCCCGGCACGCGCTCGGCGCGCAGCTCGACCGGGACTCCTTCCGGGTGGTCAGGACCGATCTCGCCGGGAAGGTCGTCGCGTCGGAGAGCGGCCCGCTGTCTCCGGGATTCACTCCTGACCAGGCCGTTTCCACCCTCGGCGAAGCGACGGAAGCGCTGCTCGAGGGTGTCGAGCGGGAACGTGTCCTCGGCCTCGGTGTCGGCACCGTCGGACCGCTCGACCACCTCGAAGGAGTGGTCCGGGACGCCACGAACATGCCGGGCTGGCACCACGTCCCCCTGCGCGACCTGCTCGCGAAACGCACCGGGCTGCCCGTGCGGCTCGACAAGAACACCAACGCCGCGGCCTTCGCCCAGCACTGGCCGGAGGGCGACCAGGCCGCGACGGCCGTCGTGCTCGTCGGCACCGGGATCGGGGTCGGCCTGCTGATCGACGGCAGGCTGTACCGCGGGCCGCGCACCAACGCGGGTGAGTTCGGGCATACGACGCTCGCCTACGACGGGCCGCGCTGCGCGTGCGGGCGCCGCGGCTGCGTCGAGGTGCTGCACAACGCGGCGGCGACCACGAAGGAGGCGGCCGGACTGCTGGGGATCGGGCTCGCCGACCTCGTCCAGGTCCTCGACCTCGAACGCGTCGTGCTGACCGGGCGTTCGGTCCGCGCGGAGCCCGAGGTGTACCGCGACACGGTCGCCGCGCGGTTGCGGGAACTGCTGCCTTTGCCGCACTGGCAACGAATCCAGGTCGATCTCGACGAGATGGGCGACGATGTCGTGGCGTTCGGCGCGGCGGCCGAGGTGCTCGCCGGGTTCTACGACGGAGGCGATATCACCGGGGGTCACCCGGATAGGCGCTAACATCCGCCACGTGTCCGACCAGACGACCCCGCCGGAGCGCGAGGCCCCGCTTTCCCTCACCCCGGGCGAACGGGTCATCCCGAGCTGGAACGAACCGTTCGTGGCCGCGGCCACCCGGCCGATCGGCGGTCCGCTCGGCGAACACGCCGCCGTGGGACGGCACTGGTTCTGGTCGCCGCAACGCGTCGGGCTGCTGCTGGCCTGCCTCGCGCTGCTGCTCTCGTGGTTCGGCAAGGCGTCCTGCATCCAGCAGTACACCGACGACTC contains these protein-coding regions:
- a CDS encoding transglycosylase domain-containing protein, with product MNDDPHGGWPGQDPDPARRPQRPAGPPRRPAGGPPPGYGQRQGPGSQGPGQAPWQRQGSPQQQPPPQQPQQPRRSQRPPVAPQHEPDLITHHEHNGTEHRYEADRGYDDQYDDEQYAPETDENGKPILTPAQRKKRRWRRIRRVVLALFCLFVVIPAIAFVITYFAVDVPSPQAIAATQGQAVTYYYADNTEMGKDVPKGGNRQILTPEQIPDIVKKAVIATEDASFETNSGFDIGGILRAVYNQVTAGKGGGSTISQQYIKVASGDDESSLTRKWTELAKSFKMNQTYEKKDIISAYLNIIYFGRGAYGIESAAQAFFAKPAGELNASEAALLAGLIQQPGRSENPKVANERWTVALNRMVQNGFLSAADRANLQFPTPVPQTDKEQAGVVNPFIRDKIKDELAANGITGDVYYTGGYKVYTTIDPKAQAAAEQAVADGMKGQTDENLLNALVAIDPKTGGVKAYYGGPSIVKGPNGQDQKGRDWANTPQNPGSSMKPFDLTAYMQMGKGGINSTFDGSNNRQFGKQTIRNAGPGSSCSAQCTVSEAMQRSANTVFYDMVVNVTKPGPVAQAAKDAGIKPAPEGASELFADNNIALGGGKTAVSPEDMAASYATFAGDGQRRTRHFVTKVTNSQDEAAYSAPEEAKPAFSDDSDKSKQIAGNVTESLKGVIPFSKLKCPNNHECAGKTGTQQHTYRQGEPASAKDSNSQTWMVGYTPSISAAVWVGGDGDKALKGKNGKAIFGSTIAGPIWQKFLSLYLNGKPGERFDKVKIIGGDDSNTIPSTQTPPEGDEDSNETGTPSTGPSTGSSSSRNEEDPPSSSKNPPSSSENNGEEGNGNGPGRGGGRGDNG
- a CDS encoding ROK family transcriptional regulator: MPETGVNLRGLRQHNRALLLAHILRAGGLSRVELAERTRLTQQAVSKIVPELLEAGLLDEERQPASGVGKPRTLLRIRAGARHALGAQLDRDSFRVVRTDLAGKVVASESGPLSPGFTPDQAVSTLGEATEALLEGVERERVLGLGVGTVGPLDHLEGVVRDATNMPGWHHVPLRDLLAKRTGLPVRLDKNTNAAAFAQHWPEGDQAATAVVLVGTGIGVGLLIDGRLYRGPRTNAGEFGHTTLAYDGPRCACGRRGCVEVLHNAAATTKEAAGLLGIGLADLVQVLDLERVVLTGRSVRAEPEVYRDTVAARLRELLPLPHWQRIQVDLDEMGDDVVAFGAAAEVLAGFYDGGDITGGHPDRR
- a CDS encoding Gfo/Idh/MocA family oxidoreductase; translation: MADLRVGIFGYGIGGRVFHAPLISATPGLTPAAIVTSNPDRVGQASADYPAADVLPDADALFAKADELDLVVVSTPNRTHVPLALRAIEAGLPVVVDKPFAPTAAEAAKVVEAAEANGVGLTVFQNRRFDSDFLTVRKLLDAGRLGDVFRFESRYDRWVPKPRDNWREFGDPAEAGGLLYDLGAHIVDQALQLFGPVSEVYAEVDKRRAGVSVDDDVFVALRHTNGVRSHLWASALAGTRNPRFRVLGDKATFTKYGLDVQEPQIKDGLRPGDPGWAVEPPSDAGKLGVNDDVETVPTEVGRYEDFYAQVRDALLGKGGFPVDPASAVEALRVIEAAHLSGAERRVVIL
- a CDS encoding transglycosylase domain-containing protein, with translation MVRPVEPEPYEREPELITHHAHNGTEDPYGYDPYDDRYDDRHESTALGAEGDEPYDDEPAEDEDGDKKKKVLTPKQRKKRRWRIIRRVLYSMFGLFVVVPAIAFVITYFLVDVPSQESVASLQSQPITLMYADGSPMGKISPGTGGSRYLLQPGDVPEVVKKAVYAAEDSSFETNSGFDVGGILRAVYNNVTGGQGGGSTISQQYIKKATANEAPTLTRKWTELAKSFKMNNQMSKEEIITAYLNTIYFGRGANGIEAAAQAYFKKPAKELGAPEAALLAGLIQGPSKSENEAYAQRRWSFVMDQMVANKWLDPGQRATAEFPKPIPKSQAKADDAGTLSLHIRNRVIDELEARGYDQARLHQGGFKITTTIDPKAQKMAEESVAEGMKGQTDENILNALVAIDPKTGGVVAYWGGPDWTKNDKGQDVQAIDWANVPHNPGSAFKAFDLTAFLKMGKGLGETFDGSNNRKFDGRTIRNAGESSNCGTQCTVAEAMKVSANTVFYDMVRNATKIDPVAKAAKEAGVMVEADGGKAKLSPDINIALGGGGTVTTAEDMAAGFATFAGEGVRQKQHFVAKLANSQDEVEFDETAPKGSPAFSDDADKSKQIAGNVTDALEEVIPYSKLKCPKGHDCAGKTGTQQYDFKDSDPASYRDRNAQTWMVGYTPTISTSVWVGGDGNKPLHDKSGKPVYGRTIAGPIWEDFMSRYMTGKPTEKFDNVKAIGKDARSVPTTTVSKPPPTSAPPETPTTTPTPTIPTEPTEPTETGGWPTKPTKPTKPTRPGPGTTEPLFPNGEDP